TACCAAAGATTTACTCATTTTCATTTGCTTTGAGGAGCAGGTATATGGCTGGCATTGAAGATCATCACGGGGGGACCAACCGCGCTGAAGAATTTCTGCAGATCTTTAAGAAGGGTGCCGAATTCACCCAGGATCTGCTCAAGGAAAACGAACGACTGAGATTCCAGATTCTCAAGCTCGAAGAAAAAGAGCGTCAGGAGCCGGGAGCTCCCAGTGACGACGCGACGGTGCGCAAACTGCAGGAGAAAATCGCCGCGCTTGAAGAAGAAAAGGCCCAGATCCTCGATCGTATCAGGGAGGTTGAGGAGGAAAATCTCGATTTCGCCAATCGTTATGTCGATATCGAAAACGAGAACAACATGCTGGCCAATCTCTATATCGCTTCCTACCAGCTGCATTCGACCCTCGATTTCAACGAAGTTCTGCAGATCATCCTCGAAATTGTCATCAATCTGATCGGCGCTGAACAATTCGGTGTCATGCTGCTTGATGAGAAGACCAACTCGCTGCGCGCGGTCGGTTCCGAGGGGATTGAGCGGGATGAACTGCCGGTTATTGAACTCGGTGAAGGGGTCATCGGACAGATGGCCAAAACCGGAGAAAATTATTTTGTCGATGACCTGGAGCATTACCAGAAAGACCTGACCAATCCGATGGTCTGCATCCCGTTGAAAATCAAGGAGCACGTTATCGGTGTCATTGTTATTTACTCGCTTCTGGAGCAGAAAAGCAGGTTTGCCGAAGTTGATTACGAATTGTTCACCCTGCTTGCCGGTCACGCCGCCACGGCCATCTTTTCGTCCAAGCTCTATTCCGAATCGGAACGAAAGTTGACGACGATTCAGGGCTTTATCGATCTGATGACCAAGTAATGGCCTGGGAGGGAAAAATGTCAGCCTTTAAAGTCCTGATAGTGGAAGATTCTCCAACCATGCGCCAGTTGATCGTCTTCGCCCTGA
The genomic region above belongs to Geothermobacter hydrogeniphilus and contains:
- a CDS encoding GAF domain-containing protein; this translates as MAGIEDHHGGTNRAEEFLQIFKKGAEFTQDLLKENERLRFQILKLEEKERQEPGAPSDDATVRKLQEKIAALEEEKAQILDRIREVEEENLDFANRYVDIENENNMLANLYIASYQLHSTLDFNEVLQIILEIVINLIGAEQFGVMLLDEKTNSLRAVGSEGIERDELPVIELGEGVIGQMAKTGENYFVDDLEHYQKDLTNPMVCIPLKIKEHVIGVIVIYSLLEQKSRFAEVDYELFTLLAGHAATAIFSSKLYSESERKLTTIQGFIDLMTK